The stretch of DNA CGCCGGTCTTCGGGTCGATCTTCGGCTCGGTGGTGTCCGGGTCGAGCACCAGGGTGCGGATCGGCAGCAGCTTCTCGACGGTCAGGTCGAACAGGTCGCCCTCGTCGCGCAGCGGCGGCTCCTCCGGCTCCAGCGGCTGGGTGAGCGCGGTCGCCGCCACGTAGCCGAGCGTCTCGATGTCCAGCGCCTTGCGCCCGGCGAGGTGGGACAGGCGCTCGCGGAGCTGGCCGGGGCAGGAGCGGGCGTTGGGGCAGCGCAGGTCGACGTCGCCCTCCTTCTGCTGCCCCAGCGGGGTGCCGCACTCCGGGCAGGTCTCCGGCATCCGGAACGGCCGCTCCGAGCCGTCCCGGAGCTCGGCGACCGGGCCGAGGATCTCCGGGATGACGTCGCCCGCCTTGCGCAGCACCACGGTGTCGCCGATCAGCACGCCCTTGCGCTCGACCTCCTGGGCGTTGTGCAGGGTGGCGAACTCGACCTCGGAGCCGGCGACGTGCACCGGCTCCATCACGCCGTAGGGGGTGACCCGGCCGGTGCGGCCCACGTTGACCCGGATGTCCACCAGCTTGGTGGTGACCTCCTCCGGCGGGTACTTGTAGGCGATCGCCCAGCGCGGCGCGCGGCTGGTGGAGCCGAGCCGGCGCTGCAGCGCCACGTCGTCCACCTTGACCACGACGCCGTCGATCTCGTAGGCGGGCTCGTGCCGGTGCTCGCCGTAGTACTCGACGTAGGCGCGCACCTCGTCCAGCGAGCCGACCACCCGATACCGGTCGCTGACCGGCAGCCCCCAGTCCCGGAGCAGGTCGTAGACGTGCGACTGGTGGGTGAACTCGATGCCCCGGTGCGCGCCCACGCCGTGCGAGATCATGGTCAGCGGCCGGGTGGCGGTGATCCGCGGGTCCTTCTGCCGCAGCGACCCGGCGGCGCCGTTGCGCGGGTTGGCGAACGGCTGCTTGCCCTCGTCGGCGAGGCGCCGGTTGAGCTCCTCGAAGCCCTGCACCGTCATGAACACCTCGCCGCGTACCTCCAGCAGCTCCGGGGCGGGCCGCACGCTCTCGTCCAGCCGCTCCGGCACCGCGCCGATGGTGCGCACGTTGAGCGTGATGTCCTCACCGACCCGGCCGTCGCCGCGGGTGGCGGCGCGGACCAGCCGCCCGTTCTCGTAGACCAGGTCCACGGCGAGCCCGTCGATCTTGAGCTCGCACAGGTAGGCGTCGACCGGCACCTCCGCCGATACCCGGTCGGCCCAGGCGGACAGCTCCTCGGCGTCGAAGGCGTTGCCCAGGCTCTCCATCCGCACCAGGTGCTCCACCGGCGCGAACTCGTTGCTGATCGGCGCGCCCACCTTCTGTGTGGGCGAGTCCTGGCTGACCAGCTGGGGGTGGCGGGCCTCGATGCCGCGCAGCTCCTCCATCAGCGCGTCGTACTCCGCATCGGAGATGACGGGCGTCTTCATGTAGTAGCGGTAGCTGTGGTCGTCGAGTTCCTGCGACAGTTCGGCATGGCGCTCGCGCGCCTCGGCGGGGACGGGATCGACGCTGGTCGACTCTTCCGTGCTCACCCGGGACGTCCTTTCCTCCATGCTGTGCTCCTCTGCGCCGGGTTCACCCTCGGGGGTCGTCGCGCAGCACCCGGGCCGCCTCGCGGCAGGCGTCCAGGGCGGCGCGGGCGCCTTCGGGCGAGGTGCCGGCCAGGCCGCAGACGGGGGTCAGCACGACGGTCCCGGCCAGCGATTCAGGGGCGAATCCGATGCGGTTCCACAGCTCACGTACAGGATCGACGGTACCGACCGGGTCGGACACTCCGGCGCGCGCACGCGCCGCGACGCCGAGAAAAAGCCCGGCCCCGTCCTCCACCGCCTCGCCCAGCGCCTCGTCCGAGCCGGGGGTGAGCAGGGTGGCGTCCAGGCCCAGGACGCGCGCCCCGGAGCGGCGCAGCAGCCCGATCGGGACGTCCTCGGCGCAGCAGTGCGCGGCCGGCAGCGCACCCGCCCCGGCGATCGCGGCGAACACCCCGCCCAGCCGCTCCCGGGCGACCACCGGGTCCGGGGCGGGGATCCGCCGGTAGCCGCTGGCGGTGGGCACCCGCCCGGCCAGCACCGCGGGCAGCGACGGCTCGTCGATCTGCACGATCAGCTCCGCCCCGGGCAGCCGCGCCGCGACGTCGGCGATGTGCGCCCGCAGCCCCTCGGCCAGCGAGGCGGCCAGGTCGGCCACGGCGCCCCGGTCGCCGAGCATCCGCTCCCCCGAGCGCAGCTCGACCGAGGCCGCCAGGGTCCACGGGCCGGCCGCCTGGACCTTGAACGGCCCGGTGTAGTCGGCCCCGTGCCGCTCGACCGCCTCCAGGTCGTAGGAGAGGAAGCTGCCCGCCCGGGCCAGGTCCCGGCCGGGCCCGCGGGCCACCCGCCAGCCGGTCGGCTGCACCTCCACCGGGATGTCCACCAGCAGCGCCGCGGTCCGGCCGATGATGTCCGCCCCGGCGCCGCGCGCGGGCAGCTCCGGCAGGTGCGGCAGCTGCGTGAGCTCGCCGAACACCGTCCGCGCCGCTTCGTCGGGGTCCTCCCACGGATACGACCCCACACCGGTCCAACTCGCCACTGCCCAGGGAAAACGCCGATCGTTCACGACCGACAAGACTAGGGCACCCGGCCGACCGCGAGGGCGGCGCCGAGGATGAGGAGCGGGCGGGAAGGGTTCCCCGGTCAGCCAGCGACCGGTTCGGAGGGTTCGGCCTCCCCCGGCCGGGCGGCGCGGGCGCGCCGGCGGCGGGCCAGGGCGATCGCGGTGGCCGCGCCGGCCGCGAGGAGCAGCGCGAGGACCGCGGCGAGTGCCGGGGAGCGCAGGAAGACGTTCCACCACACCGCGATCACGGCGAGGCCGCCGAGGCTGTAGATGGCGGCCCAGATCGCGCAGCCGGGGATCATCGCGGCCAGGTAGCGCGGGAAGGACATCCGCATCGCGCCGGCGACCAGGTGGATCGCGGTCTGCACGCCGACCGTGACGTAGGCGACGGTGACCACCGGCGGGCCGAACCGGTCGATCAGCCGCTCGGCCCGCTCCAGCCGGGCGCCGAGCCGGGAGCCCCAGCGCGAGCGGTGCACGCCGGCGCCGAGCCCGCGGCCGATCCAGTAGGTGGCCTGGGTGCGGGCGAAGACGATGCCGAACAGCGCGGAGTACACGATCCAGAAGGGCTGTCCCTCCAGGA from Nocardiopsis composta encodes:
- the ligA gene encoding NAD-dependent DNA ligase LigA — its product is MEERTSRVSTEESTSVDPVPAEARERHAELSQELDDHSYRYYMKTPVISDAEYDALMEELRGIEARHPQLVSQDSPTQKVGAPISNEFAPVEHLVRMESLGNAFDAEELSAWADRVSAEVPVDAYLCELKIDGLAVDLVYENGRLVRAATRGDGRVGEDITLNVRTIGAVPERLDESVRPAPELLEVRGEVFMTVQGFEELNRRLADEGKQPFANPRNGAAGSLRQKDPRITATRPLTMISHGVGAHRGIEFTHQSHVYDLLRDWGLPVSDRYRVVGSLDEVRAYVEYYGEHRHEPAYEIDGVVVKVDDVALQRRLGSTSRAPRWAIAYKYPPEEVTTKLVDIRVNVGRTGRVTPYGVMEPVHVAGSEVEFATLHNAQEVERKGVLIGDTVVLRKAGDVIPEILGPVAELRDGSERPFRMPETCPECGTPLGQQKEGDVDLRCPNARSCPGQLRERLSHLAGRKALDIETLGYVAATALTQPLEPEEPPLRDEGDLFDLTVEKLLPIRTLVLDPDTTEPKIDPKTGEPKVVTFFANADGEPKKNVERLFQELEAVKQRPLWRILVALSIRHVGPRAAEDLARHFRSLDAIEAASEEELASVEGIGPTIAASIREWFSVDWHREIVRKWRAAGVRMADEGADSGPRPLEGVTVVVTGSLEGFTRDGAKEAIAELGGRASGSVSKKTHFLVAGESPGSKYDKAVKLGVPVLDEEGFRVLLDGGPDEAAKLARTAEE
- a CDS encoding methionine synthase codes for the protein MASWTGVGSYPWEDPDEAARTVFGELTQLPHLPELPARGAGADIIGRTAALLVDIPVEVQPTGWRVARGPGRDLARAGSFLSYDLEAVERHGADYTGPFKVQAAGPWTLAASVELRSGERMLGDRGAVADLAASLAEGLRAHIADVAARLPGAELIVQIDEPSLPAVLAGRVPTASGYRRIPAPDPVVARERLGGVFAAIAGAGALPAAHCCAEDVPIGLLRRSGARVLGLDATLLTPGSDEALGEAVEDGAGLFLGVAARARAGVSDPVGTVDPVRELWNRIGFAPESLAGTVVLTPVCGLAGTSPEGARAALDACREAARVLRDDPRG
- a CDS encoding DedA family protein, whose product is MEYQFLEGQPFWIVYSALFGIVFARTQATYWIGRGLGAGVHRSRWGSRLGARLERAERLIDRFGPPVVTVAYVTVGVQTAIHLVAGAMRMSFPRYLAAMIPGCAIWAAIYSLGGLAVIAVWWNVFLRSPALAAVLALLLAAGAATAIALARRRRARAARPGEAEPSEPVAG